Proteins encoded in a region of the Halostella limicola genome:
- a CDS encoding archaeosine biosynthesis radical SAM protein RaSEA, which yields MSKPSPEVYEQGKGMDAHNKVMRDIRSEKDASYDPHEPTRVWIDEDNTPDGVYQSLTIILNTGGCRWARAGGCTMCGYVAESVEGGSVAHDALMDQIDACLEHEAENADEKSGLIKIYTSGSFLDEREVGAESRQAIAEAFADRDRIVVESLPDFVDREKLADFTEVGLETDVAVGLETGTDRVRHDCVNKYFDFDEFVAASEEADAAGAGIKAYLLMKPPFLSEAEAVEDMKRSVRKCAEYAHTVSMNPCNVQRYTMVDELFFRDGYRPPWLWSVAEVLEDTADADAIVVSDPVGHGSDRGPHNCGECDDRVQKAIKDFDLRQDPTVFEQVSCECERTWEAVIEREKSYSMPLTR from the coding sequence ATGAGCAAGCCGAGCCCCGAAGTGTACGAGCAGGGCAAGGGGATGGACGCCCACAACAAGGTGATGCGGGACATCCGCTCCGAGAAGGACGCGTCCTACGACCCCCACGAGCCCACGCGGGTGTGGATCGACGAGGACAACACGCCCGACGGGGTCTACCAGAGCCTCACCATCATCCTCAACACCGGCGGGTGTCGCTGGGCGCGGGCCGGCGGCTGCACGATGTGCGGTTACGTCGCGGAGTCCGTCGAGGGCGGGAGCGTCGCCCACGACGCGCTGATGGACCAGATCGACGCCTGTCTGGAGCACGAGGCCGAGAACGCGGACGAGAAGTCCGGCCTCATCAAGATCTACACGAGCGGCTCCTTCCTCGACGAGCGCGAGGTCGGCGCGGAGTCCCGGCAGGCGATCGCCGAGGCGTTCGCCGACCGCGACCGCATCGTCGTCGAGAGCCTGCCCGACTTCGTCGACCGCGAGAAGCTCGCCGACTTCACCGAGGTGGGCCTCGAAACCGACGTGGCGGTCGGCCTCGAAACCGGCACCGACCGCGTGCGCCACGACTGCGTCAACAAGTACTTCGACTTCGACGAGTTCGTCGCGGCCAGCGAGGAGGCCGACGCCGCCGGGGCCGGCATCAAGGCGTACCTGCTGATGAAACCGCCCTTCCTCAGCGAGGCCGAGGCCGTCGAGGACATGAAGCGGTCGGTCCGCAAGTGCGCCGAGTACGCCCACACCGTCTCGATGAACCCGTGTAACGTCCAGCGCTACACGATGGTCGACGAGCTGTTCTTCCGGGACGGCTACCGCCCGCCGTGGCTCTGGAGCGTCGCCGAGGTGCTCGAAGACACGGCCGACGCCGACGCCATCGTCGTCTCGGACCCGGTGGGCCACGGGAGCGACCGCGGCCCGCACAACTGCGGCGAGTGCGACGACCGCGTCCAGAAGGCGATCAAGGACTTCGACCTGCGCCAGGACCCCACCGTGTTCGAGCAGGTCTCCTGCGAGTGCGAGCGCACCTGGGAGGCGGTCATCGAGCGCGAGAAGAGCTACAGCATGCCGCTGACCCGGTAG